In a genomic window of Xylophilus rhododendri:
- a CDS encoding DUF1178 family protein — protein sequence MKVLDLQCGGRHNFEGWFGSEDEFRDQLGRGLVACPVCGDTQIAKMPSAPRLNLSGARAGIDEAKVADPAPATVAPAAPAPSPQEEQLRAALWRAARAAVASAEDVGTRFADEARRIHHGEAEERGIRGQATSREARELVEEGIAVLPVPDALKETLQ from the coding sequence ATGAAGGTGCTCGACCTGCAGTGCGGCGGCCGGCACAACTTCGAGGGCTGGTTCGGCTCCGAGGATGAGTTCCGCGACCAGCTCGGCCGCGGGTTGGTGGCCTGTCCGGTCTGCGGCGATACGCAGATCGCCAAGATGCCTTCCGCGCCCCGGCTGAACCTGTCCGGCGCCCGCGCCGGTATCGATGAAGCAAAGGTCGCGGACCCAGCCCCGGCTACCGTGGCACCCGCGGCACCGGCTCCCTCGCCGCAGGAAGAGCAGCTGCGTGCCGCCCTCTGGCGTGCAGCCCGCGCGGCGGTCGCCAGTGCGGAGGACGTGGGCACCCGTTTCGCCGACGAGGCCCGTCGCATCCATCACGGTGAAGCCGAGGAACGCGGCATCCGCGGCCAGGCCACGAGCCGTGAGGCCCGTGAGCTGGTGGAGGAGGGCATCGCCGTCCTGCCGGTACCCGACGCCCTCAAAGAAACCTTGCAGTAA
- a CDS encoding BON domain-containing protein, with amino-acid sequence MISRMSLRTCASAIALSAIAMAMSGCQKSPEPTTVGQKVDAAIDKTKDVAADVRTEARTALSDAQTRLNQDGPKVEQRAKAAATLTAKVIDDAAITAQVSAGLARDPDLSAIKIDVDTKDGAVILRGPAPSADARERAGQLARGVLGVVSVDNQLVVKTG; translated from the coding sequence ATGATTTCCAGAATGTCCTTGCGCACCTGCGCCTCGGCTATCGCCCTGTCGGCCATCGCAATGGCCATGAGCGGATGCCAGAAGAGCCCCGAGCCCACCACCGTCGGCCAGAAGGTGGATGCTGCCATCGACAAGACCAAGGATGTCGCAGCCGATGTGCGTACCGAGGCGCGTACGGCACTCAGCGATGCCCAGACCCGCCTGAATCAGGACGGTCCCAAGGTCGAACAACGCGCCAAGGCCGCCGCCACGCTGACGGCCAAGGTGATCGACGATGCGGCCATCACCGCACAGGTCTCCGCCGGCCTGGCCCGCGACCCCGACCTGAGCGCGATCAAGATCGATGTGGATACCAAGGACGGCGCGGTCATCCTGCGCGGCCCGGCGCCCTCGGCCGATGCCCGTGAACGCGCCGGCCAGCTCGCACGCGGCGTGCTGGGTGTCGTCTCGGTGGACAACCAGCTGGTCGTCAAGACGGGCTGA
- a CDS encoding PLP-dependent transferase produces MTLDIATSLIHHPYRPPADFDAPQPGVHKASTVFFPNVAALEAREWRDKSGYTYGLHGTPTTFILEERLATLEGGLQCLLVPSGLAAIACVSLSLLQAGDEVLLPDNVYGPSKALAEAELKALGIGWRLYDAMDPASLEAALSERTRLVWLEAAGSVTMEFPDLPRLAAICRARGVLSALDNTWGAGLAFDPFRLDEAGQGVDLTIHALTKYPSGGGDVLMGSIVTRDEALHMRLKMTHMRLGIGVGANDTEAVLRSLPSIALRYDAQDAAARVLAGWLTDRPEVAAVLHPALAGSPGHAHWQALCGARDRAAGIFSLVFQPSFSRAQVHAFCDALRLFRIGYSWGGPISLVVPYDISGMRDPGVTRWSHPGTLVRLCIGLESVEDLRLDLAQALATLAPKR; encoded by the coding sequence ATGACCCTCGATATCGCGACCTCGCTCATCCACCATCCCTACCGGCCACCGGCCGATTTCGATGCGCCGCAGCCCGGCGTGCACAAGGCTTCCACCGTCTTCTTTCCCAATGTCGCCGCGCTGGAAGCGCGTGAGTGGCGCGACAAGTCTGGCTATACCTACGGCCTGCACGGCACCCCCACCACCTTCATCCTGGAAGAGCGCCTGGCCACGCTGGAAGGCGGCCTGCAATGCCTGCTGGTGCCGAGTGGCCTGGCGGCGATCGCCTGCGTCTCGCTGTCGCTGCTGCAGGCCGGCGACGAGGTGCTGCTGCCGGACAACGTCTACGGCCCGAGCAAGGCACTGGCCGAGGCGGAGCTCAAGGCCCTGGGCATCGGCTGGCGTCTCTACGACGCCATGGACCCGGCTTCGCTGGAGGCCGCGCTGTCCGAGCGCACCCGGCTGGTCTGGCTGGAGGCGGCCGGTTCGGTCACCATGGAATTCCCGGACCTGCCCCGGCTGGCCGCCATCTGCCGGGCGCGCGGCGTCCTGAGCGCGCTGGACAACACCTGGGGCGCCGGCCTGGCCTTCGATCCCTTCCGCTTGGACGAAGCAGGGCAGGGCGTCGATCTCACCATCCACGCCCTCACCAAATACCCCAGCGGTGGCGGCGATGTGCTGATGGGCAGCATCGTCACCCGTGACGAGGCGCTGCACATGCGCCTGAAGATGACCCACATGCGCCTGGGCATCGGCGTGGGCGCCAACGACACCGAAGCGGTGCTGCGCTCGCTGCCCAGCATCGCGCTGCGCTACGACGCGCAGGATGCCGCCGCGCGTGTGCTGGCCGGCTGGCTGACGGATCGCCCGGAAGTTGCCGCCGTCCTGCATCCGGCCCTGGCCGGCTCGCCCGGCCATGCGCACTGGCAGGCCCTGTGCGGCGCGCGCGACCGCGCCGCCGGCATCTTCTCGCTGGTGTTCCAGCCCTCGTTCAGCCGCGCCCAGGTGCATGCCTTCTGCGATGCGCTGCGCCTGTTCCGCATCGGTTATTCCTGGGGCGGACCGATCAGCCTGGTCGTTCCCTACGATATTTCCGGCATGCGCGACCCCGGCGTCACACGCTGGTCACACCCCGGCACGCTGGTCCGGCTGTGCATCGGATTGGAGTCGGTGGAGGACTTGCGTTTGGATTTGGCCCAGGCGCTGGCTACACTGGCCCCCAAACGCTGA
- a CDS encoding NUDIX domain-containing protein, with translation MASQGTPATGDDSHLAERRISGEKLLQGKFLEVWRDTVALPDGRTSTREYLIHPGAVVVIPLVETPEGLKLVLERQYRYPIEQVVIEFPAGKLDAGERIFDCARRELLEETGYTAGEWARAGLMHPVISYCNEFIDIWFARGLTPGERKLDEGEFLDVFLASPEELFTWCRDGRITDAKTMSCMLWLQNVLSGAWPLSWRSAEACDAEETRKPVRGSVGAV, from the coding sequence ATGGCTTCGCAGGGCACGCCCGCAACGGGCGACGACTCCCATCTGGCAGAGCGCCGCATCTCAGGCGAGAAGCTGCTGCAGGGCAAATTCCTCGAAGTGTGGCGCGACACGGTTGCCTTGCCGGATGGCCGTACCTCCACCCGCGAATACCTGATCCATCCCGGCGCCGTGGTGGTCATTCCCCTCGTGGAAACACCCGAAGGCCTGAAGCTGGTGCTGGAGCGCCAGTACCGCTATCCCATCGAGCAGGTGGTGATCGAATTCCCGGCCGGCAAGCTCGATGCCGGCGAACGCATCTTCGACTGCGCCCGCCGCGAGCTGCTGGAAGAGACCGGCTACACCGCCGGCGAATGGGCGCGTGCCGGCCTGATGCATCCGGTCATCTCCTACTGCAACGAGTTCATCGACATCTGGTTCGCACGCGGCCTGACGCCCGGAGAACGCAAGCTCGACGAGGGCGAGTTCCTCGATGTCTTCCTGGCATCGCCCGAAGAGTTGTTCACCTGGTGCCGCGACGGCCGCATCACCGATGCCAAGACCATGAGCTGCATGCTGTGGCTGCAGAACGTGCTGTCCGGCGCCTGGCCGCTGAGCTGGCGTTCTGCCGAGGCCTGCGATGCCGAGGAAACCCGCAAGCCCGTGCGCGGCTCTGTGGGCGCCGTATGA
- a CDS encoding arylesterase: MGALASGLPLTACAARPAVPQTILVVGDSLSAEYGLARGSGWVALLEKRLAEKKVPATVVNASISGDTTSGGRARLAPLLAKNKPDIVVIELGGNDALRGLPLAGTEDNLTAMVKAAQAIKAKVLLVGIQVPPNYGGDYMQKFSGVFETVAKKTGSAVAPFLLRGVADTPDAEANFQPDRIHPLASAHPRMLDNVWPSLAPLLPR; this comes from the coding sequence ATGGGCGCCCTGGCATCGGGCCTGCCGCTGACGGCCTGCGCGGCCAGGCCGGCGGTGCCGCAGACCATCCTGGTGGTGGGCGATTCGCTCAGCGCCGAATACGGCCTGGCCCGGGGCAGCGGCTGGGTCGCCCTGCTGGAGAAGCGGCTGGCGGAGAAGAAGGTGCCCGCCACCGTGGTCAACGCCAGCATCAGCGGCGACACCACCTCCGGCGGCCGCGCCCGGCTGGCGCCCTTGCTGGCCAAGAACAAGCCCGACATCGTGGTGATCGAGCTCGGCGGCAACGACGCCCTGCGCGGCCTGCCGCTGGCCGGCACCGAGGACAACCTCACCGCCATGGTGAAGGCGGCGCAGGCCATCAAGGCGAAGGTTTTGCTGGTGGGGATTCAGGTGCCGCCCAACTATGGCGGCGACTACATGCAGAAGTTCTCGGGCGTGTTCGAGACAGTAGCCAAAAAGACGGGCAGCGCGGTGGCGCCCTTTTTGCTGCGCGGGGTGGCCGATACCCCGGATGCCGAGGCCAACTTCCAGCCCGACCGCATCCATCCGCTGGCCAGCGCGCATCCGCGCATGCTGGACAACGTCTGGCCGTCGCTGGCGCCGCTGCTGCCCCGGTAG
- a CDS encoding CsbD family protein, with protein MNEHQVKGRVEQAKGTIKEVAGKAVGNERLQGEGMADKTAGKAQASYGDAKENLKDGAKKAVDKL; from the coding sequence ATGAACGAGCATCAAGTCAAGGGCCGCGTCGAACAAGCCAAGGGCACCATCAAGGAAGTCGCCGGCAAGGCCGTCGGCAACGAGCGCCTGCAAGGCGAGGGCATGGCCGACAAGACCGCCGGCAAGGCACAGGCCAGCTATGGCGATGCCAAGGAAAACCTCAAGGACGGCGCCAAGAAGGCCGTCGACAAGCTCTGA